The Tenacibaculum jejuense genome includes a window with the following:
- a CDS encoding tetratricopeptide repeat protein: MGKRVLIVLIVMLFTKAEAQTSAFETIDNLIELGRYKIALQKLKSLPSSFEKETRMAKLFDVLDDHNKAILHYKKALTIKEDYKTKIKLGKSLLKEKRIKEVVTLYEEICEKDPDNLIAKYTLGKRYLQLRKYEKAKTIFKDLIKKDGENPNYYYQLALTMPQYKKIFKRIDNYLIAYKLDNSHFKSIEKLAKGFTTIKDRDSAMLFVNKGLKLRPDHIDLNRLKINRFFAKKKYDKSIALLNHIDSVQPNERYTHIMLGRCYFNLENYDEAEKHFKLASHLDDEDFKSSIYLGDIAMIRKETRKAMFHYLSGTSRGKRKRDRAYMGLANVFTEMKKPQKVLEAYKDAVDENYKNYKALFGLAKQSDLYYKDKKIGYKLYKRYQERFTGKDTIADNYIKSRLKEIKKEYFLKGEEIE, translated from the coding sequence ATGGGAAAGAGAGTTTTAATTGTTTTAATTGTTATGCTATTTACAAAAGCTGAAGCACAGACTTCAGCTTTTGAAACAATAGATAATTTAATAGAATTAGGTAGATATAAAATTGCATTACAAAAACTAAAAAGTTTACCATCATCATTCGAGAAAGAAACTAGAATGGCAAAACTATTCGATGTTTTAGATGATCACAATAAAGCAATATTACATTACAAAAAAGCTTTAACGATAAAAGAAGATTATAAGACTAAAATTAAGTTAGGAAAATCGCTTTTAAAAGAAAAAAGAATAAAAGAAGTCGTAACTCTTTACGAGGAAATCTGTGAAAAAGATCCAGATAATTTAATAGCAAAATATACTTTAGGAAAAAGATACTTACAATTAAGAAAGTATGAAAAAGCCAAAACTATTTTCAAAGATTTAATCAAAAAAGATGGTGAAAATCCTAATTATTATTACCAATTGGCATTAACTATGCCTCAGTATAAGAAAATTTTTAAGCGAATAGATAATTATTTAATAGCATATAAATTAGATAATTCGCATTTTAAATCAATTGAAAAATTAGCCAAAGGTTTTACAACAATTAAAGATAGAGATTCTGCAATGCTTTTTGTAAATAAAGGATTGAAATTACGTCCAGATCATATTGATTTAAATCGACTTAAAATTAATCGATTCTTTGCTAAGAAAAAGTATGATAAAAGTATAGCTTTATTAAATCATATCGATAGTGTTCAACCAAACGAACGTTATACTCATATTATGTTAGGTAGATGTTATTTTAATCTTGAAAACTACGATGAAGCTGAAAAACATTTCAAATTAGCAAGTCATTTAGATGATGAAGATTTTAAAAGTTCAATTTATCTTGGGGATATTGCTATGATTAGAAAAGAAACAAGAAAAGCTATGTTTCATTATTTAAGCGGTACTAGTAGAGGAAAAAGAAAGAGAGACCGAGCTTACATGGGATTAGCTAATGTTTTTACAGAAATGAAAAAGCCCCAAAAAGTATTAGAAGCTTATAAAGATGCTGTAGATGAAAACTATAAAAACTATAAAGCTCTCTTTGGCTTAGCAAAACAATCAGATTTGTATTATAAAGACAAAAAGATAGGTTATAAACTCTATAAAAGATACCAAGAAAGATTTACAGGAAAAGATACGATTGCAGATAATTATATCAAAAGTAGATTAAAAGAGATAAAAAAAGAGTATTTCTTAAAAGGAGAAGAAATAGAATAG
- a CDS encoding ATP-grasp domain-containing protein yields the protein MRIIFCDAVFDSKTIEPDYEEEKNIAVDLGFNFSLISYEALVENELNTALKFVPNQDKIETAFYRGWMITPQQYENLYEGLLKKNIKLINDPESYKHCHYLPNSYDIIKTKTPKSNWTTDLTDVSILKLAQDFGKSPIIVKDYVKSEKHHWEDACFIPNASDSNNVKTIVHNFIKLRGNTLNEGIVFRAFEELEFLTEHSKSGMPLTKEFRIFFGNKKIIQVFNYWDEGDYGTSEIDFNEFKALALKIKSSFFTMDIAQKKTGEWIIMELGDAQVAGLPDNANKKEFYSALNMNFKT from the coding sequence ATGAGAATTATATTTTGTGATGCTGTATTCGATTCTAAAACTATAGAACCAGATTATGAAGAAGAAAAAAATATAGCTGTAGACTTAGGCTTTAATTTTTCTTTAATTAGCTATGAGGCTTTAGTAGAAAATGAATTAAATACAGCGTTAAAATTCGTTCCAAATCAAGACAAAATAGAAACAGCTTTCTACAGAGGTTGGATGATAACTCCACAGCAATATGAAAATCTGTATGAAGGACTTTTAAAGAAAAATATAAAACTTATTAATGATCCAGAATCTTATAAACATTGTCATTACCTTCCGAATTCATATGACATTATAAAAACGAAAACTCCAAAATCTAATTGGACGACGGATCTCACTGATGTATCTATTTTAAAACTAGCACAAGATTTTGGCAAATCACCAATTATTGTAAAAGACTATGTAAAATCTGAAAAACATCATTGGGAAGATGCTTGTTTTATTCCTAATGCTTCCGATTCAAACAACGTTAAAACTATTGTACATAATTTTATAAAACTGCGAGGGAATACTCTAAATGAAGGCATCGTATTTAGAGCTTTTGAAGAATTAGAGTTTTTAACTGAACATTCTAAAAGTGGAATGCCTTTAACAAAAGAGTTTCGAATTTTCTTCGGGAATAAAAAGATAATTCAAGTTTTTAATTATTGGGATGAAGGCGATTATGGAACTTCAGAAATTGATTTTAATGAATTCAAAGCATTAGCTCTAAAGATTAAAAGTAGTTTTTTTACTATGGACATAGCACAAAAGAAAACTGGTGAATGGATTATCATGGAATTGGGCGACGCGCAAGTAGCAGGTTTACCAGATAATGCAAATAAAAAAGAGTTTTATTCTGCTTTAAATATGAACTTTAAAACGTAA
- a CDS encoding DUF4350 domain-containing protein, giving the protein MKLFKTLLFCFYSCYLFSQQVPDSLYVPNIVKEKRNVIIYVDEAHNNFHTINNRFYPFANVLRKSGYKVESFTEKFSKKSLANIKLLVISNALHENARGPFVIPTPSAFSKEEINTIKDWVKKGGALFLIADHMPFAGASEELGKTFGFHFYDSFLLDEDMRGIFDFNKENKMLANHDLTKGTVRFKKVNSIRTFTGQAFQIPNKAISILKTTEKQTVFLPDTMWRFNKNTKRFPAKELSQGAIMNVGRGRIAVFGEAAMFTAQLAGRNRFKVGMNASEASENHKLLLNLISWLGNE; this is encoded by the coding sequence ATGAAGTTGTTTAAAACGTTACTGTTTTGTTTTTATAGTTGTTATCTGTTTTCTCAACAAGTTCCCGATAGTTTGTATGTACCAAATATTGTTAAAGAAAAGAGAAATGTTATTATATATGTAGATGAAGCACATAATAATTTTCATACAATAAATAATCGTTTTTATCCTTTTGCTAATGTTTTAAGAAAATCAGGATATAAAGTAGAATCCTTTACAGAGAAGTTTTCTAAAAAGTCATTAGCAAATATTAAATTGTTAGTTATTTCAAATGCATTGCATGAAAACGCTAGAGGACCGTTTGTAATTCCAACACCTAGTGCTTTTAGCAAAGAAGAAATAAATACAATTAAAGATTGGGTTAAAAAAGGAGGAGCTTTGTTTCTAATTGCAGATCATATGCCTTTTGCTGGGGCAAGTGAAGAATTAGGTAAAACATTCGGATTTCATTTTTATGACAGTTTCTTATTGGATGAAGATATGAGAGGTATTTTCGATTTTAATAAAGAAAATAAGATGTTAGCAAATCACGATTTAACTAAAGGAACAGTAAGATTTAAAAAAGTAAATTCCATAAGAACTTTTACCGGTCAAGCATTTCAAATTCCAAACAAAGCAATTTCAATTTTAAAAACTACCGAAAAACAAACTGTTTTTTTACCAGATACCATGTGGCGATTCAATAAAAATACCAAACGTTTTCCGGCAAAAGAATTATCACAAGGGGCTATTATGAATGTAGGAAGAGGTAGAATTGCTGTTTTTGGAGAAGCAGCGATGTTTACAGCTCAGCTCGCTGGAAGAAATCGTTTTAAAGTAGGAATGAATGCATCAGAAGCTTCAGAAAATCATAAATTACTACTGAATTTAATTAGTTGGTTAGGAAACGAATAA
- a CDS encoding SH3 domain-containing protein: MKLFWKTTLVIIFMILAVNCKTKEANTNVNLSLNTDVTTKLKTQINKEIEKEFDSKFLSRGELVIKKKEVLIFDFNEDDLLDGVAFLSFFSATDKSFKRSIIMYYKNDGKQLILKDKIKKDYCVFPEKDAIKNIQFEAAPKIYTSQVKPNELGLIDESLKQESIISLADDKLIYGEVISSDHYDVNSSHKVEQENYYKYTSAANGLIYRDKPDGKVLGKFPYGKEVHVVGKTGLKKTIYDQGKEVEGEWVEVALDEYSEKKAFIFDGYLKEIHELDRQRLIKVAPVVFEKNRKKGLILPGTYKVFNQKLKHTSDITVDGISEVYVVKKTKYKRPLLSNQKYCEWANYVEVILAREHFILFGKNIISISSTEEVKLSETKKVALVLGENYTMEASDEDGLTGCDDYSDIFLKTGNRYEVLYHKPEKVGDKLVAKVFVHDEGMSERISEIKVEDNTILLRIAQGFQEGTGSYKMKIFKQDKWYCTETDHKREY, from the coding sequence ATGAAATTATTTTGGAAAACTACATTAGTGATCATTTTCATGATTTTAGCTGTAAACTGTAAAACGAAAGAAGCTAATACTAATGTGAATTTAAGTTTAAATACAGATGTTACAACTAAACTTAAAACACAAATAAATAAAGAAATAGAAAAAGAATTCGATTCAAAGTTTTTGTCTAGAGGTGAATTAGTCATTAAAAAAAAGGAAGTATTAATTTTCGATTTCAATGAAGATGATCTATTAGATGGTGTTGCATTTTTAAGTTTTTTTAGTGCAACAGATAAATCCTTTAAGAGATCGATTATCATGTACTACAAAAATGATGGTAAGCAACTTATTTTAAAAGATAAAATAAAGAAAGACTACTGTGTGTTTCCAGAAAAAGATGCAATAAAAAATATCCAATTCGAAGCAGCTCCAAAAATATATACAAGTCAAGTTAAACCTAATGAATTAGGTCTAATTGATGAATCTTTAAAACAAGAAAGTATTATTTCCTTAGCCGATGATAAATTAATTTATGGCGAAGTTATAAGTTCAGATCATTATGATGTTAATAGTTCTCATAAAGTAGAGCAAGAAAATTATTATAAATATACTTCAGCAGCAAACGGACTTATATATAGAGATAAACCAGATGGAAAAGTATTAGGAAAGTTTCCCTACGGAAAAGAAGTTCATGTGGTTGGAAAAACTGGGTTAAAAAAGACAATTTACGATCAAGGAAAAGAAGTAGAAGGCGAATGGGTTGAAGTTGCATTAGATGAATATTCTGAAAAGAAAGCTTTTATATTTGATGGTTATTTAAAAGAAATACACGAATTAGATCGACAAAGATTGATAAAGGTAGCACCAGTTGTGTTTGAGAAGAATCGAAAAAAAGGATTAATCTTACCTGGAACATATAAGGTTTTTAATCAAAAGTTAAAACACACAAGTGATATTACTGTAGATGGTATCAGTGAAGTTTATGTAGTTAAAAAAACAAAATATAAACGTCCTTTACTGTCGAATCAAAAGTATTGTGAATGGGCAAATTATGTAGAGGTCATTTTAGCTAGAGAACATTTTATCTTATTTGGAAAAAATATCATCTCAATATCTTCAACAGAAGAAGTTAAACTGTCCGAGACTAAAAAAGTAGCTTTAGTATTAGGTGAAAATTACACAATGGAAGCTTCAGACGAAGATGGACTTACAGGTTGTGATGATTATAGTGATATCTTTTTAAAAACAGGGAATAGATACGAAGTATTGTATCATAAGCCTGAAAAAGTAGGGGATAAGTTGGTTGCAAAAGTATTTGTTCATGATGAAGGTATGAGTGAACGAATATCAGAAATCAAAGTAGAAGACAATACTATTCTTTTACGTATAGCGCAAGGTTTCCAAGAAGGAACAGGTTCTTATAAAATGAAAATTTTCAAACAAGATAAATGGTACTGTACAGAAACCGATCATAAAAGAGAATATTAA
- a CDS encoding BlaI/MecI/CopY family transcriptional regulator: MSKQLTKAEEQIMQVLWELEVASVKEVIEQLPEPKPAYNTVSTIIRILETKEFVDHKAKGRGYVYYPLVKKEDYSNQSIHKLMNGYFGGSFKSLVSFFMKENKMDLKELESILKEVDKNKKE, encoded by the coding sequence ATGAGTAAACAATTAACAAAAGCAGAAGAACAAATAATGCAAGTTTTGTGGGAGTTAGAAGTTGCTTCTGTTAAAGAAGTTATAGAACAGTTACCAGAGCCAAAACCAGCTTATAATACTGTTTCTACAATTATAAGAATTTTAGAGACAAAAGAATTTGTAGATCATAAAGCTAAAGGAAGAGGTTACGTTTATTATCCGCTTGTAAAAAAAGAAGACTACAGTAACCAGAGTATACACAAGTTAATGAATGGATATTTTGGAGGGTCATTTAAGAGTCTAGTTTCATTTTTTATGAAAGAAAATAAAATGGATCTTAAAGAATTAGAGAGTATTTTAAAAGAGGTAGATAAGAATAAAAAGGAATAA
- a CDS encoding DUF456 domain-containing protein, translated as MDILLTLLGLIFICLGIIGSFLPVLPGPVTGWVGLLLLHLTRAIPQNWTFLGITLFVALAIFILDYFIPALGTKKFGGSKYGAYGTTIGLIVGLLSPIPFGILIGAFSGAFLGEVVFDGKDTNKALKASFGAFLGFLASTGIKFIAASIFFVLFFVKLWEYRAAIFTF; from the coding sequence ATGGATATTTTATTAACTCTTTTAGGATTGATTTTTATTTGTTTAGGAATAATTGGTTCCTTTTTACCCGTACTACCTGGTCCTGTAACTGGTTGGGTCGGATTATTACTTTTACATTTAACTAGAGCGATTCCTCAGAATTGGACATTCCTTGGTATCACATTATTTGTGGCATTAGCTATCTTTATTTTAGATTATTTTATACCTGCATTAGGCACCAAAAAATTTGGTGGGTCTAAATATGGGGCTTATGGAACAACTATAGGATTAATTGTAGGTTTACTATCTCCTATTCCATTTGGAATTTTAATCGGAGCTTTTAGTGGTGCGTTTTTAGGCGAAGTAGTTTTTGATGGAAAAGATACTAATAAAGCTTTAAAAGCATCATTCGGTGCATTTTTAGGCTTCTTAGCTTCAACAGGAATTAAATTTATAGCTGCATCAATTTTCTTTGTCTTGTTTTTTGTGAAATTATGGGAATATAGAGCTGCAATTTTTACATTTTAG
- a CDS encoding M56 family metallopeptidase, with product MSTYILQVIMFQTLFLIVYDFVLSKETFFSKNRWYLIGSALLSFVLPIIKIPTFQQTVEKEYSDFLPELTLSPEIIIEQQETSIITESLNYTSIIFYSGIFVFTLLFLLKLSKIASLLIRNSKHKKKQFTLVLLPSSTKAFSFFNFIFLGDQITTENKENIIAHELVHIKQKHSIDLLFFELLKIVMWFNPLVWLYQKRITLVHEFISDDIVSKTKERSSYINSLLSDVFQVENIVFVNQFAKHSLIKKRIHMITKKESRKIKQLKYLLIIPTLFSMLFYTVCVRAQENLSVLEDLLKEELLLNNEITGKEDERLVEKEKFEERNKTKDQTSPQKQNTPKLISKKKNNKRSNIKKETKEIKENIIKKDTLVIEEKPVVEVVATQKQEVTTEELLAENKTQITADRSEKTEVVTNAAKEEVIQEDVKELFPLSQVDKFPSFIGKGFGKEAFDNHITYLMRYKMDWSPFGNMYKKEDEQTYAYFHINKEGKIENIRIRTKDPRIRKGLIKFIKSWPPINPAEYRGKPVKVSYVLPVKFKKNQRD from the coding sequence ATGAGTACTTACATTTTACAAGTTATAATGTTTCAAACATTGTTCTTAATTGTTTACGATTTCGTACTAAGTAAAGAAACTTTCTTTTCTAAAAATAGATGGTATTTAATAGGTTCTGCACTATTATCTTTTGTATTACCAATAATTAAGATACCGACTTTTCAACAAACTGTAGAAAAGGAGTATTCAGATTTCTTACCAGAGCTCACATTATCACCAGAGATAATTATTGAACAACAAGAAACTTCAATTATTACAGAATCTTTAAATTATACAAGTATTATTTTCTATTCAGGAATTTTTGTGTTTACTCTTCTTTTTCTATTAAAGTTAAGTAAAATTGCAAGCTTACTAATTCGAAATTCTAAACATAAAAAAAAGCAATTTACACTTGTGTTATTACCAAGTTCTACAAAAGCTTTTTCTTTTTTCAATTTTATTTTTTTAGGAGATCAAATTACTACAGAAAACAAAGAGAATATCATAGCTCATGAGTTGGTACATATTAAGCAAAAACATTCTATAGACTTGTTGTTTTTTGAACTGTTAAAGATAGTCATGTGGTTTAATCCTTTGGTTTGGTTATATCAAAAAAGAATAACATTAGTTCATGAGTTTATATCCGATGATATTGTAAGTAAAACAAAAGAGAGATCAAGTTATATCAATAGTTTACTGTCAGATGTTTTTCAGGTAGAAAACATTGTGTTTGTAAATCAGTTTGCGAAACATTCATTAATAAAAAAGAGAATCCATATGATCACAAAGAAAGAGTCAAGAAAAATAAAACAACTTAAATATTTACTAATAATACCTACATTATTTAGTATGCTATTTTACACCGTATGTGTAAGAGCTCAAGAGAATTTATCTGTTTTAGAAGATTTATTGAAAGAAGAATTACTCCTGAATAATGAAATAACAGGAAAAGAAGATGAGAGATTAGTAGAAAAGGAGAAATTTGAGGAAAGAAATAAAACCAAAGATCAAACCTCACCTCAAAAGCAGAATACTCCTAAATTAATTTCTAAGAAAAAAAATAATAAGCGTAGCAATATTAAAAAGGAAACTAAAGAAATTAAAGAGAATATTATAAAAAAAGATACCCTAGTTATTGAAGAAAAACCCGTAGTTGAAGTTGTAGCAACGCAAAAACAAGAAGTTACAACTGAAGAATTATTAGCAGAAAATAAAACACAAATAACTGCAGATAGATCAGAAAAAACTGAGGTAGTTACGAATGCAGCAAAAGAAGAAGTAATTCAAGAGGATGTTAAAGAACTATTCCCGTTGTCTCAAGTAGATAAATTTCCTTCATTCATAGGTAAAGGATTTGGCAAAGAAGCTTTTGATAATCACATCACATACCTTATGAGGTATAAAATGGATTGGAGTCCTTTTGGAAATATGTATAAAAAAGAAGATGAACAAACCTATGCATATTTTCATATTAATAAAGAAGGGAAAATAGAAAATATTAGAATAAGAACTAAAGATCCAAGAATAAGAAAAGGACTGATAAAATTTATAAAAAGCTGGCCTCCAATAAATCCGGCAGAATATAGAGGGAAACCAGTAAAAGTATCTTATGTTTTACCGGTAAAGTTTAAAAAAAATCAAAGAGATTAA
- a CDS encoding M56 family metallopeptidase produces the protein MLTYIIQVILFQVLFLVIYDFALSKETFFSKNRWYLIGTILLSFLLPLIKITTVKETITEEYLVLLPEIILSPEKVIEKQQWYQSINYLDFIFLGGLLVFLIVFLIKITQLFNLVYKNNVVKKEGYSLVLIPNTTKAFSFFNFIFLGEKISDEKTEKIIAHELVHINQKHSLDLLFFEILKIVMWFNPMVRIYQKRITLVHEFLSDEIVSKTANQGNYINNLLSEVFQVQEMSFVNQFYKNSLIKKRIAMMTKSRSKQSKQLKYLVLIPVLISMLFYTACSEKESISISPVLETQKIFTSLDKKPVETDRQSYMDFYMGDKLPNTKEYSLEELTEEEKEEFLAMTEKFKDNSTVQLKIFEGLNNRKVVAFSLFINKSELGKYERKQGDMVPMIELDVFPTFPGCSDGDKDCFSKSMTDYVKENFDVSLADNLNLRKGKQRIFVKFKITKTGNIEDIEVRAPHPDLKSHAEQLAKNLPQMKPGEKDNKVVNVGYVLPITFNVQ, from the coding sequence ATGCTTACATACATCATTCAAGTAATTTTATTCCAAGTTTTATTTTTGGTTATTTACGATTTCGCTCTTAGTAAAGAAACTTTTTTTTCTAAAAATAGATGGTATTTAATAGGCACGATACTCTTATCTTTTTTATTACCGTTAATTAAAATTACAACTGTAAAAGAAACGATAACAGAAGAGTATTTAGTTTTATTACCAGAAATAATTTTATCACCAGAGAAGGTAATAGAGAAGCAGCAATGGTACCAGTCAATCAATTATTTAGATTTTATTTTTTTGGGAGGGTTACTGGTGTTCTTAATTGTTTTTTTAATCAAAATAACGCAACTTTTCAACTTAGTTTATAAGAATAATGTAGTTAAAAAAGAAGGTTACAGTTTGGTTTTGATACCAAATACCACAAAAGCTTTTTCATTTTTCAATTTTATATTCTTAGGAGAAAAAATTTCTGATGAAAAAACAGAAAAAATAATAGCACATGAGTTGGTGCATATCAATCAAAAGCACTCTTTAGATTTACTCTTTTTCGAAATTTTAAAAATCGTAATGTGGTTTAATCCTATGGTAAGAATCTATCAAAAAAGAATCACATTAGTTCATGAGTTTCTGTCAGATGAAATTGTAAGTAAAACTGCAAATCAAGGCAACTATATCAATAATCTATTATCTGAAGTTTTTCAGGTACAAGAGATGTCGTTTGTCAATCAATTTTATAAAAATTCATTAATAAAAAAGAGAATAGCTATGATGACGAAAAGTAGATCAAAACAAAGTAAGCAATTAAAGTATTTAGTTTTAATACCTGTTTTAATAAGTATGTTGTTTTATACTGCTTGTTCAGAAAAAGAAAGTATATCTATTTCACCAGTTTTAGAAACTCAGAAAATATTCACAAGCTTAGATAAAAAACCTGTAGAAACAGATCGACAAAGTTATATGGATTTTTACATGGGCGACAAATTACCTAACACGAAAGAATATTCATTAGAAGAATTGACTGAGGAAGAAAAAGAAGAGTTTTTAGCAATGACAGAAAAGTTTAAAGATAATAGCACTGTACAACTAAAAATTTTTGAAGGATTGAATAATAGAAAAGTAGTCGCATTCTCACTTTTTATAAATAAATCTGAATTAGGAAAATATGAAAGAAAACAAGGAGATATGGTTCCAATGATTGAATTAGATGTTTTTCCAACTTTTCCAGGTTGTTCAGATGGAGATAAAGATTGTTTTTCCAAAAGTATGACTGATTATGTAAAAGAAAATTTTGATGTTTCGCTAGCAGATAATTTGAATTTAAGAAAAGGAAAACAAAGAATTTTTGTAAAATTTAAAATTACTAAGACAGGAAATATTGAAGATATTGAAGTAAGGGCACCACATCCAGATTTAAAATCACATGCAGAGCAATTAGCAAAAAATCTTCCACAAATGAAACCTGGAGAAAAAGATAATAAAGTTGTAAATGTAGGTTACGTTTTACCAATTACATTCAATGTACAATAA
- the lysS gene encoding lysine--tRNA ligase — MQLSEQEIVRREKLAKLRELGINPYPADLFPLDSNSKEIKEKFEEGKKVVIAGRLMSRRIQGKASFAELQDSNGRIQVYFNRDEICTGEDKTLYNEVYKKLLDIGDFVGIEGELFKTQVGETTVMVKDFKLLSKALKPLPLPKVDAEGNTYDGFTDPEMRYRQRYADLAVNPHVKEVFVKRTKLFNAMRQFFNDAGYFEVETPILQPIPGGAAARPFITHHNSLDIPLYMRIANELYLKRLIVGGFDGVYEFSKNFRNEGMDRTHNPEFTAMEIYVAYKDYNWMMEFTEKLLEHCAIAVNGTTKATFGEHDVDFKAPYARVTMADSIKHFTGFDINGKSEEELFEAAKGMGIEVDKTMGKGKLIDEIFGEKCEGNYIQPTFITDYPKEMSPLCKEHRDNPELTERFELMVCGKEIANAYSELNDPIDQRERFEEQLKLSEKGDDEAMFIDQDFIRALEYGMPPTSGLGIGMDRLIMYLTNNPSIQEVLFFPQMKPEKKAPTVALNDDEKAVLALLEKADKIALNDLKAQSGLSNKKWDKTIKSLTKNNLAKVEKTEEGLFVNLV; from the coding sequence ATGCAATTATCAGAACAAGAAATTGTACGTAGAGAGAAGCTAGCTAAATTACGAGAGCTAGGTATTAATCCATATCCAGCCGATTTATTCCCATTAGATTCTAATTCTAAGGAAATTAAAGAGAAATTTGAAGAAGGTAAAAAGGTGGTTATCGCTGGACGTTTAATGTCTCGTCGTATTCAAGGAAAGGCTTCTTTTGCTGAATTGCAAGATAGTAACGGAAGAATTCAAGTATATTTTAACCGTGACGAAATTTGTACTGGAGAAGACAAAACTTTATATAATGAAGTTTATAAAAAGTTACTAGATATTGGTGACTTTGTAGGAATTGAAGGAGAGTTATTTAAAACTCAAGTAGGTGAAACTACTGTAATGGTTAAAGATTTTAAATTATTAAGTAAAGCTTTAAAACCTTTACCATTACCTAAAGTTGATGCAGAAGGAAATACTTACGACGGATTTACAGATCCAGAAATGCGTTATCGTCAACGTTATGCAGATTTAGCTGTTAATCCACATGTAAAAGAAGTATTTGTAAAGAGAACTAAACTTTTTAATGCTATGCGTCAGTTTTTTAACGATGCTGGTTATTTTGAAGTAGAAACTCCAATTTTACAACCAATTCCTGGTGGTGCAGCTGCAAGACCATTTATTACACATCATAACTCTTTAGACATTCCATTATACATGAGAATTGCTAACGAGTTATATTTGAAACGATTGATTGTTGGTGGTTTCGACGGTGTTTATGAATTCTCTAAAAACTTCCGTAACGAAGGAATGGATAGAACTCACAATCCTGAATTTACAGCAATGGAAATTTATGTAGCCTACAAAGACTACAACTGGATGATGGAGTTTACTGAAAAATTATTAGAGCATTGTGCTATTGCAGTAAACGGAACTACGAAAGCTACTTTTGGAGAACATGATGTAGATTTTAAAGCTCCTTATGCACGTGTTACTATGGCAGATTCTATCAAACATTTTACTGGTTTCGATATTAATGGTAAGTCTGAAGAAGAATTATTTGAAGCTGCTAAAGGAATGGGAATTGAGGTTGATAAAACCATGGGTAAAGGAAAATTAATTGATGAAATTTTTGGTGAAAAATGTGAAGGAAATTACATTCAACCTACTTTCATTACAGATTATCCTAAAGAAATGTCTCCTTTATGTAAAGAGCATAGAGATAACCCTGAATTAACTGAGCGTTTCGAATTAATGGTTTGTGGTAAAGAAATCGCAAATGCATATTCTGAGTTAAATGACCCTATCGATCAACGTGAACGTTTTGAAGAGCAATTAAAGCTTTCTGAAAAAGGTGATGACGAAGCTATGTTTATTGATCAAGATTTTATTCGTGCTTTAGAATATGGTATGCCTCCTACTTCAGGACTTGGAATTGGAATGGATCGTTTAATTATGTATTTAACTAACAATCCATCTATTCAAGAAGTTTTATTCTTCCCACAAATGAAACCTGAGAAGAAAGCTCCAACAGTAGCTTTAAATGATGATGAAAAAGCAGTATTAGCGTTATTAGAAAAAGCGGATAAAATAGCGTTAAATGATTTAAAAGCTCAATCTGGATTAAGCAATAAAAAATGGGATAAAACTATTAAAAGTTTAACAAAAAATAATCTAGCAAAAGTTGAAAAAACTGAAGAAGGTTTATTTGTAAACTTAGTTTAA